A stretch of the Bubalus kerabau isolate K-KA32 ecotype Philippines breed swamp buffalo chromosome 11, PCC_UOA_SB_1v2, whole genome shotgun sequence genome encodes the following:
- the UAP1L1 gene encoding UDP-N-acetylhexosamine pyrophosphorylase-like protein 1 — protein MASEADLRARLQRASQEHLLRFCAELAPEPRAALLAQLEALEPEALRQHCQRAAAARARPPGPPPDLAARLQPLPPERVGSASEGDPQTRRLWEEEGFHQIALNKVAVLLLAGGQGTRLGVTYPKGMYQVGLPSQKTLYQLQAERIRRVEQLAGERYGTRCAVPWYIMTSEFTLEPTAKFFKEHDFFHLDPNNVIMFEQRMLPAVSFDGRAILERKDKVAMAPDGNGGLYSALEDHQILEDMERRGVEFVHVYCVDNILVRLADPLFIGFCVLRGADCGAKVVEKAYPEEPVGVVCQVDGVPQVVEYSEISPEVAQLRAPGGGLLYNAGNICNHFFTRDFLRTVTRELESLLQPHVAVKKVPCVDEHGNPVKPLQPNGIKMEKFVFDVLPFAKNFVAFQVLREEEFSPLKNADSADRDNPSTSRRALLAQHCRWALRAGARFLDEHGAQLPEQPSLPGSAEPPAICEISPLVSYAGEGLEEYLRGREFRPPLILDEAMARELRP, from the exons ATGGCCTCGGAGGCGGACCTGCGCGCTCGGCTGCAGCGCGCCAGCCAGGAGCACCTCCTGCGCTTCTGCGCCGAGCTGGCGCCGGAGCCCCGCGCCGCGCTGCTGGCCCAACTCGAGGCCCTGGAGCCCGAGGCGCTGCGCCAGCACTGCCAGCGCGCGGCTGCTGCCCGCGCGCGCCCCCCGGGCCCGCCGCCCGACCTGGCTGCGCGCCTGCAGCCCCTGCCTCCTGAGCGCGTGGGCAGCGCGAGCGAGGGTGACCCCCAGACCCGGCGGCTCTGGGAGGAGGAAG GTTTCCATCAGATCGCCCTGAACAAGGTGGCTGTGCTGTTGCTGGCTGGTGGGCAGGGCACCCGCCTGGGCGTGACCTACCCCAAGGGCATGTATCAGGTGGGGCTGCCCAGCCAGAAGACCCTGTACCAACTGCAGGCAGAAAGGATTCGGCGGGTGGAGCAGTTGGCCGGCGAGCGCTACGGGACCCGCTGCGCTGTGCCCTG GTACATCATGACCAGTGAGTTCACGCTGGAGCCCACAGCCAAGTTCTTCAAGGAGCATGACTTTTTCCACTTGGATCCCAACAACGTGATCATGTTTGAACAGCGCATGCTGCCTGCTGTGTCCTTCGATGGCAGGGCCATCCTGGAGAGGAAAGACAAGGTCGCCATGGCACCAG ATGGCAATGGGGGCCTGTACAGCGCGCTGGAGGACCACCAGATCCTAGAGGACATGGAGCGGCGAGGAGTGGAGTTCGTGCACGTGTACTGTGTGGACAACATCCTGGTGCGGCTGGCCGACCCACTCTTCATAGGCTTCTGCGTGCTGCGGGGCGCCGACTGTGGAGCCAAG GTGGTGGAGAAGGCGTACCCTGAGGAGCCAGTGGGCGTGGTGTGCCAGGTGGACGGCGTCCCCCAGGTGGTGGAGTACAGCGAGATCAGCCCCGAGGTGGCGCAGCTGCGCGCGCCAGGTGGGGGCCTGCTGTACAACGCAGGCAACATCTGCAACCACTTCTTCACCCGAGACTTCCTCCGGACGGTCACCAG GGAGCTCGAGTCCCTGCTGCAGCCACACGTGGCTGTGAAGAAGGTCCCCTGTGTGGATGAGCACGGGAACCCAGTAAAGCCGCTGCAGCCGAATGGGATCAAGATGGAGAAGTTCGTGTTTGACGTGCTCCCGTTTGCCAA GAACTTCGTGGCCTTCCAGGTGCTGCGGGAGGAGGAGTTCTCGCCACTCAAGAACGCTGACTCAGCTGACAGGGACAACCCCTCCACGTCCCGGCGGGCCCTGCTCGCCCAGCACTGCCGGTGGGCCCTGCGGGCGGGCGCCCGCTTCCTGGACGAGCACGGGGCCCAGCTCCCCGAGCAGCCCAG CCTGCCTGGCAGCGCAGAGCCTCCAGCCATCTGTGAGATCTCACCCTTGGTGTCATACGCTGGAGAG gggctggaggagtACCTGCGAGGCCGCGAGTTCCGGCCCCCACTCATCCTGGACGAGGCCATGGCCAGGGAGCTGCGGCCCTGA